Genomic segment of Ruegeria sp. TM1040:
CCAGATATTGATAGCTGTCATAATCGCCTGCAATCATCTGCCCCATGCGGGGGATCACATTGAAACTATAGAGATCGTAAAGTTTTTGCAGTCCGTCATTGGGAAGCTGGCTGAACTCCAGCACCATAAGGCGACCGCCTGGCTTCAAGACGCGGTACGCTTCGTTCAGCGCTTCTTGGGGACGGGTCACATTTCGAATACCAAAAGAAATTGTGTAAACATCAAAGGTGTTGTCTTTGAACGGCAGCGCCATTGCATCGCCCGTCACCCAATCTAGGCACTCGGCCATCTGCTCTGCTTCGGCACGTTTGCGCCCTTCCTCGAGCATCGGAGTGGTGAGATCGAGCACCGTCGAATGGCCATGGCCTGCGCGTTTCAGGAACCGAAAGGAGATGTCACCAGTACCACCTGCAACATCGAGAAGGCGCTGACCGGGGCGCGGGGCGAGCCAGTCCATCATCGCATCTTTCCAGATCCGGTGGATGCCGACGCTCATAACATCGTTCATGATGTCGTATTTCGAGGCAACGGAGTTGAAGACCCCCTGCACGCGGCCTGCCTTTTCGTGCTCTGGCACGGTTTCAAAGCCGAAATGGGTGGTGCTGTCAGATTTCTCGGTCATTGGCCTTGTCGTCCTCGCAGTTTCGCCCTTGTTATAGAGCGCTCACGGGGCGGCACAATGCGCCCTTCTGTCAGGGGAGTCCTCTAATGCCTGAATTGCCCGAGGTCGAGACGGTGATGCGCGGTCTGCAGCCTTCCATGGAGGGTGTCGTCATTGCGCGCGCAGATGTGAATCGGCCAGATCTGCGTTGGCCTTTTCCCGACCGCATGACAGAGCGACTGTCTGGGCGGCGGGTGCTCTCGATGCGGCGGCGGTCAAAATACATCCTTGCCGATCTCGACAGCGGCGAGACGCTTTTGGTTCATCTTGGCATGTCCGGGCGGATGACAGTGTCGGGCGACCCGCTGGGGCAGTTTGTGCATTCACATCCGCAGCTTGAGAAACATGATCATGTGGTCTTTCACATGGACAATGGCGCACGCGTCACGTTCAACGATCCACGCAGGTTTGGCGCGATGGATCTTCTGGAGACAGCCAAGGCCGACAGTCATAAGTTGCTGGCAGTTCTGGGCCCGGAGCCTTTGGGGAACGATTTTCATGAAAGTCACCTTGTTTCTGCATTCAAAGGGCGCAGGACGCCGGTGAAATCTGCGCTGCTCGATCAGGGAATCATTGCGGGCCTGGGCAATATCTACGTCTGCGAAGCGCTTTTCAGGGCCGGCATTTCGCCACGTCGCGAAGCTGGAAAAATCAGCACATCGCGCGTCACATCGCTGGTTCCGATCATCCGTCAAGTGTTGCAGGATGCGATCGCCGCGGGCGGGTCCTCACTCAAGGATTTCCGCCAAGCTAATGGAGAACTTGGATATTTTCAGCATACCTTTGATGTCTACGGGCGCGAAGGAGAACCCTGTCGACGCGCCGGTTGCACCGGAACAGTCACTCGAATCACTCAATCCGGCCGGTCGTCGTTCTACTGTGGCAAGTGCCAAAGATAACTTGAAAGCGAGGGCTGCCGTGATAAGGACTCAGGCTCAGGAGAAACAACCGAAAGCGAATTGTCATGGCCTATGAGACGATCAACGTCGATACTCAGGACCACGTCTGCCTTATCAAGCTGAACCGGCCTGAAGCGTTGAACGCGCTCAATTCCGTCCTTTTGGGCGAGTTGTGTGCCGCTTTGGAAGAAGCGGACGCCAGCGACAAAGTGCGCTGCATCGTGCTGACCGGATCGGAAAAGGCATTTGCAGCGGGCGCCGACATCAAGGAGATGTCGGAGATGAGCTATGTGGATG
This window contains:
- the ubiE gene encoding bifunctional demethylmenaquinone methyltransferase/2-methoxy-6-polyprenyl-1,4-benzoquinol methylase UbiE, encoding MTEKSDSTTHFGFETVPEHEKAGRVQGVFNSVASKYDIMNDVMSVGIHRIWKDAMMDWLAPRPGQRLLDVAGGTGDISFRFLKRAGHGHSTVLDLTTPMLEEGRKRAEAEQMAECLDWVTGDAMALPFKDNTFDVYTISFGIRNVTRPQEALNEAYRVLKPGGRLMVLEFSQLPNDGLQKLYDLYSFNVIPRMGQMIAGDYDSYQYLVESIRNFPDQETFLGMVKSAGFENAKHRNLSMGIAALHSGWKI
- the mutM gene encoding bifunctional DNA-formamidopyrimidine glycosylase/DNA-(apurinic or apyrimidinic site) lyase, which encodes MPELPEVETVMRGLQPSMEGVVIARADVNRPDLRWPFPDRMTERLSGRRVLSMRRRSKYILADLDSGETLLVHLGMSGRMTVSGDPLGQFVHSHPQLEKHDHVVFHMDNGARVTFNDPRRFGAMDLLETAKADSHKLLAVLGPEPLGNDFHESHLVSAFKGRRTPVKSALLDQGIIAGLGNIYVCEALFRAGISPRREAGKISTSRVTSLVPIIRQVLQDAIAAGGSSLKDFRQANGELGYFQHTFDVYGREGEPCRRAGCTGTVTRITQSGRSSFYCGKCQR